In Deltaproteobacteria bacterium, a single genomic region encodes these proteins:
- a CDS encoding SDR family NAD(P)-dependent oxidoreductase: MKDFKDRVAVVTGGASGIGRAMAERFAAAGMKVVLADIEESALQQAEQEMRAAGATALGVLTDVAKAESVEALAQKTLEAFGGAHIVCNNAGVGGGFGPMWTQPVQNWEWAFGVNLWGVIHGIRTFTPIMLKQDTEGHIVNTASMAGLISSPFMSVYDVTKFAVVTISESLHMELAMQNAKVKVSVLCPGFVNTNIATSERNRPTALQVETPQFSEAEISFATVMFAGIASGTPPAEVADKVFVAVQNEQFYILPHPELLPVVRRRMEAILGQQNPPSVFDGSATPFAMPGNK; encoded by the coding sequence ATGAAAGACTTTAAGGACCGCGTGGCCGTCGTCACCGGAGGAGCGAGCGGCATTGGCCGCGCCATGGCCGAACGTTTCGCTGCCGCCGGCATGAAAGTGGTGCTCGCCGACATCGAGGAAAGCGCACTGCAACAAGCCGAGCAAGAAATGCGTGCCGCCGGCGCGACCGCGCTGGGCGTGCTCACCGATGTGGCCAAGGCGGAATCGGTCGAGGCCCTGGCGCAAAAAACCCTGGAGGCATTCGGCGGCGCGCATATCGTGTGTAACAATGCCGGCGTGGGCGGCGGGTTCGGCCCCATGTGGACGCAGCCGGTGCAGAACTGGGAATGGGCTTTCGGCGTCAATTTGTGGGGTGTCATTCATGGCATTCGCACCTTTACCCCGATCATGCTCAAACAAGACACCGAAGGGCATATCGTGAACACCGCTTCCATGGCGGGACTGATCTCCTCGCCTTTCATGTCGGTCTATGACGTGACGAAATTCGCCGTCGTGACCATCTCCGAATCCTTACATATGGAACTGGCGATGCAAAACGCCAAGGTGAAAGTGTCGGTGCTCTGTCCGGGCTTCGTCAACACTAACATTGCCACCTCGGAGCGTAACCGCCCCACTGCCTTGCAAGTGGAAACCCCGCAATTTTCCGAAGCGGAAATCTCCTTTGCTACGGTGATGTTCGCTGGCATCGCTTCAGGCACTCCGCCAGCAGAAGTCGCGGACAAGGTCTTCGTGGCGGTGCAGAACGAACAATTCTATATTCTTCCTCACCCCGAGCTGCTTCCAGTTGTACGCCGGCGCATGGAAGCGATCCTGGGACAGCAAAACCCACCGTCGGTGTTCGACGGTTCGGCCACCCCGTTCGCAATGCCGGGGAACAAGTAA
- a CDS encoding M67 family metallopeptidase — MVHLTAQTWEAIGLHAQATFPEECCGVILRRGGGEEACRITNIQNAMHAKAPQDYPRDASIAYFMDPKELFAILHDVDSGKAVLTAFYHSHPNHDAYFSAEDKARAMFGDEPSYPDTAYIVISIYDREIKALRAYAWNENAKDFIETDLTVVV, encoded by the coding sequence ATGGTCCATCTTACCGCTCAGACGTGGGAGGCTATCGGCTTGCATGCGCAAGCGACTTTTCCGGAGGAATGTTGCGGCGTGATTCTCCGCCGTGGGGGAGGAGAGGAAGCATGCCGCATCACCAATATCCAGAATGCCATGCATGCCAAAGCTCCCCAAGATTATCCACGCGACGCCAGCATCGCATATTTTATGGACCCAAAAGAGCTATTTGCGATCCTGCACGACGTCGATAGTGGAAAAGCTGTGCTCACGGCCTTTTATCATTCGCATCCTAACCATGACGCCTACTTTTCTGCCGAGGACAAAGCCCGGGCTATGTTTGGCGATGAGCCTTCGTATCCCGACACCGCGTACATCGTCATTTCCATTTATGATCGTGAGATCAAAGCCTTACGTGCGTATGCGTGGAACGAAAACGCCAAAGATTTTATCGAAACGGACCTGACCGTTGTGGTCTAG